In Methylacidiphilum infernorum V4, a single window of DNA contains:
- a CDS encoding dUTPase codes for MSLSPDKLDRIFELQEKLNLKIGVDPKSMDQQSKMQWLLNYTRAISQELAELVDCIPWKWWAKYQKLDLQNARVEVVDLLHFLISTAQLLGMTPEDLFEAYSKKHLVNIQRIEGGYHSKDEEDCRHI; via the coding sequence ATGAGCCTTTCCCCTGACAAACTAGACCGCATATTTGAACTGCAGGAAAAATTAAATCTTAAGATCGGCGTCGATCCCAAGAGCATGGATCAACAATCCAAGATGCAGTGGCTTTTGAACTACACCCGGGCGATTAGCCAGGAACTGGCGGAACTGGTGGATTGTATCCCCTGGAAGTGGTGGGCGAAATACCAGAAGTTAGACCTGCAGAACGCCCGCGTGGAAGTGGTCGACCTGCTGCACTTTCTCATTTCCACCGCCCAATTATTGGGAATGACTCCAGAGGACCTTTTCGAGGCTTACAGCAAAAAACACCTTGTCAACATCCAAAGAATCGAGGGGGGATACCATTCCAAGGACGAAGAAGACTGCCGGCACATCTGA
- a CDS encoding outer membrane beta-barrel protein yields MNKIKKSIWKAIGCGFLCVGLGLGFSSLKAQEVGSSSLSEGDEIAVGKDSDAKYQESKKAMEKAGGEAKRIVGAWYIAGGAGTAFVGANDGFVNPGGPITVNTNFSTVLGVLGGYHWLDTETHLAWTVEAEGAYIGTGHYLSLPNMNTALNIGALMVNGTVGYHIGNFEPYVGFGVGAVVVNAEVASANIGTNWAFAFQPIAGVRYFITAHWLAAAQFEWIWTDTLSGYNIGATQVTIGHAMIPLGLLAIGYAF; encoded by the coding sequence GTGAACAAGATCAAGAAATCGATTTGGAAAGCGATTGGCTGTGGCTTTCTTTGCGTGGGCCTTGGATTGGGTTTCTCATCACTGAAAGCCCAGGAGGTGGGTTCGTCTTCTCTCTCCGAGGGGGATGAAATAGCCGTGGGGAAGGACAGCGACGCGAAATACCAGGAAAGTAAAAAGGCGATGGAAAAAGCGGGAGGCGAGGCCAAGCGTATTGTGGGAGCGTGGTACATCGCGGGTGGAGCAGGAACGGCCTTTGTCGGGGCAAACGATGGTTTTGTTAACCCGGGTGGGCCGATCACGGTCAACACCAATTTCAGCACCGTCCTAGGGGTCCTGGGAGGCTACCATTGGCTGGATACCGAAACCCATCTTGCCTGGACGGTGGAAGCCGAAGGAGCCTACATCGGCACAGGCCATTACTTGAGCCTTCCCAACATGAACACGGCCCTTAACATCGGGGCCCTCATGGTCAACGGCACGGTCGGCTACCACATCGGCAATTTTGAACCCTATGTCGGTTTTGGGGTGGGTGCGGTCGTCGTCAACGCCGAGGTGGCGAGCGCCAACATAGGGACCAATTGGGCCTTTGCCTTTCAGCCGATAGCGGGTGTTCGTTATTTCATCACCGCCCATTGGCTTGCGGCTGCACAGTTTGAATGGATCTGGACGGATACCCTTTCCGGCTACAACATAGGCGCTACCCAGGTTACCATCGGCCATGCGATGATTCCTCTCGGGTTATTGGCCATAGGTTATGCTTTCTAG
- a CDS encoding thiol-disulfide oxidoreductase DCC family protein — translation MDPYFSTPDLKEKQIIFFDGICSLCNAFVSFVFSKDKEHHFFFASRQGKFFEDLKAYMGEEEKRADSIVLCRNQKGRWEFFIESRALIEILKGLPGLRWIAAFLSVFPRPFLDRLYRLVANNRYRLFGKRESCRLPSPEEKAYFLD, via the coding sequence GTGGATCCTTATTTTTCTACTCCAGACCTAAAAGAGAAACAAATCATCTTTTTCGATGGAATCTGTTCTTTGTGCAATGCTTTTGTTTCTTTTGTATTCAGCAAAGACAAGGAGCACCATTTTTTCTTTGCTTCAAGGCAGGGCAAGTTCTTTGAAGATCTCAAGGCTTACATGGGCGAGGAGGAGAAAAGGGCCGATTCGATCGTTCTTTGCCGCAATCAAAAGGGAAGGTGGGAGTTTTTTATCGAATCGCGGGCCCTGATCGAGATCTTGAAAGGGCTGCCCGGGTTGCGTTGGATCGCCGCTTTCCTTTCGGTCTTCCCCCGTCCGTTTTTAGACCGCCTGTATAGGTTGGTAGCCAACAACCGGTACCGGCTGTTCGGGAAAAGGGAAAGTTGCCGGCTGCCCAGTCCCGAAGAAAAAGCCTATTTTTTAGATTGA
- a CDS encoding glycosyltransferase, which yields MTLFSVVLPVYNEEKVIREVSLCICRFAQEHPKYEFVFVNDGSTDNTGTLLKRALKEFGSKQVQLVDYKTNKGKGFAIREGFKHTTGEHFGFLDGDLAYPLDYLPLFEEKLQSCDIAIGSRIAEKKGKSWDRSFRRKFLGFCFNKLVGSILGLPYSDTQAGLKAFRRDVAERLFKMQKIEGFSFDVELIFLARKLGYKIVEIPVKVSPTHSYKHSKIKLVGDSLRMFKELLQIKHFETTGEYDRQNLPEL from the coding sequence ATGACCTTATTCAGCGTTGTGCTCCCCGTTTACAATGAAGAGAAAGTCATCCGGGAAGTCAGCCTGTGCATCTGCCGGTTTGCCCAAGAACACCCCAAGTACGAGTTCGTGTTTGTCAACGACGGATCTACCGATAATACCGGGACTTTACTCAAAAGGGCCTTAAAGGAATTCGGGTCCAAGCAGGTCCAACTCGTCGATTATAAAACCAATAAAGGGAAAGGTTTTGCCATCCGGGAGGGGTTCAAGCACACAACGGGAGAGCACTTCGGTTTTCTTGACGGTGATCTGGCTTATCCGCTCGACTATTTACCCCTGTTCGAAGAAAAGCTCCAGAGTTGTGACATCGCCATAGGCAGTCGGATTGCCGAAAAGAAGGGCAAAAGCTGGGATAGAAGCTTCAGGAGGAAGTTTCTTGGATTCTGTTTCAACAAGCTCGTCGGCTCTATCCTTGGTCTTCCCTACTCGGACACGCAAGCCGGGCTCAAGGCTTTTCGAAGGGATGTCGCCGAAAGACTTTTCAAAATGCAAAAAATTGAAGGATTTTCTTTCGACGTGGAATTAATTTTTTTGGCCAGAAAGCTCGGTTACAAAATCGTAGAAATTCCCGTTAAAGTCTCTCCCACCCATTCCTATAAACACTCTAAAATCAAGCTTGTAGGAGATTCCTTGCGCATGTTCAAGGAGCTGCTCCAGATCAAGCATTTCGAAACCACGGGGGAATATGACCGGCAAAATCTACCTGAACTTTGA
- a CDS encoding polysaccharide deacetylase family protein — MTGKIYLNFDLEEFDIPCEYGQPIKEEEQIEVTSEGLKRLLELLQKKGLKATFFTTASFALNKTALAKNLLELGHEIASHGLDHKPKAKEEDLFLSKKILEEISSVPVLGYRSPRFRPVDPQALLSHGYAYNSSINPTWLPGRYNYLHYPRKIFSHQGLVQVPISTTPIVRLPLCWLSFKNLPPSLFNLFSWITLKEKGYLNIFFHPWEFAPIQNYAMPKAAKSLDGKALLKRLEEYINWLMSLEVAFAKLGEVVGPVGNSPTLK; from the coding sequence ATGACCGGCAAAATCTACCTGAACTTTGACCTGGAAGAGTTCGATATTCCTTGCGAATACGGCCAACCTATCAAGGAAGAAGAACAAATCGAGGTCACCAGCGAGGGATTGAAACGGCTCCTGGAGCTATTGCAAAAGAAAGGTCTCAAAGCGACCTTTTTTACCACCGCCTCTTTTGCTTTAAATAAAACGGCCCTTGCAAAAAATCTCTTGGAGCTTGGCCATGAAATCGCTTCCCATGGCCTGGATCACAAGCCCAAGGCCAAGGAGGAAGATCTTTTCCTTTCCAAGAAGATTCTTGAAGAAATCTCCTCCGTCCCGGTCTTGGGATACCGCAGTCCAAGATTTAGACCCGTCGATCCCCAGGCCCTCCTGTCCCACGGATACGCTTATAATTCCTCTATAAATCCTACATGGCTGCCGGGAAGGTACAACTACCTGCACTACCCGAGAAAAATTTTTTCTCACCAGGGCCTTGTCCAAGTCCCGATCTCCACTACGCCCATCGTTCGGCTCCCCCTCTGCTGGCTTAGTTTTAAAAACCTCCCTCCAAGCCTATTCAATCTCTTTTCCTGGATTACCCTCAAGGAAAAAGGTTATCTGAACATCTTTTTTCATCCCTGGGAATTTGCCCCAATCCAAAACTACGCTATGCCCAAGGCGGCAAAATCCCTGGATGGGAAAGCCCTCCTAAAAAGGCTCGAAGAGTATATCAACTGGCTTATGTCCCTGGAAGTCGCCTTTGCCAAGCTCGGCGAGGTCGTCGGGCCCGTGGGAAACAGCCCGACTCTCAAATGA
- the trmB gene encoding tRNA (guanine(46)-N(7))-methyltransferase TrmB produces the protein MEDKLRVSQPKAAVLPRVPEEGLVNSCLEGGPVDSRVLFGREGPFVLDLGAGEGSFALAYALENPWSCVLAVEKKISRVRKIARKAQQFDLKNLKVLHFSWDEFLKDYCKDSAVEEIHVLFPDPWPKRRHHRRRTLNMESIQSMARVLKPGGTCRFLTDSRDYFLWAEKLFSLSAHFELKAPSRSYPESLFEKRFKKMGIPCYQSIWEKKNP, from the coding sequence ATGGAAGATAAGCTGAGAGTCTCTCAACCAAAAGCGGCCGTCCTTCCCCGGGTCCCCGAGGAGGGGTTGGTCAATTCCTGCCTGGAGGGAGGCCCGGTAGATTCAAGGGTTCTATTCGGCAGGGAGGGGCCTTTCGTTCTTGACTTGGGAGCGGGAGAAGGTTCGTTTGCCCTCGCCTATGCCCTGGAAAATCCCTGGAGCTGTGTTCTGGCGGTGGAAAAAAAGATAAGCCGGGTACGGAAAATAGCCAGGAAGGCGCAGCAGTTCGATCTGAAAAATCTCAAGGTGCTTCATTTTTCTTGGGATGAATTTTTAAAGGATTATTGCAAGGACTCCGCCGTGGAGGAAATCCACGTTCTTTTTCCCGATCCTTGGCCGAAAAGGAGGCATCATAGAAGAAGGACGTTGAACATGGAGAGTATCCAATCCATGGCCCGGGTCCTCAAGCCCGGGGGAACGTGCAGGTTTCTTACCGACAGCCGGGATTACTTCTTGTGGGCGGAAAAACTGTTCAGTTTGTCCGCCCATTTTGAACTCAAGGCTCCCAGCCGGTCTTATCCCGAAAGCTTGTTTGAAAAGAGATTTAAGAAGATGGGCATCCCTTGTTACCAGTCTATATGGGAAAAGAAAAACCCCTAA